A region from the Phycisphaerales bacterium genome encodes:
- a CDS encoding helix-turn-helix transcriptional regulator, whose amino-acid sequence MNEFEKLIADRENRIDLCVEITTTRIAELLAKQLSDRRMTRAEFARLLDVTPGRVTQMLDGDSNLQIRTIAKALAVLDLVIEAHAVTISSLSCPDKWEDATPNMIGIQLGVVPRQESGASQTSEPNKMSYSLAA is encoded by the coding sequence ATGAACGAGTTCGAGAAACTGATCGCGGATCGGGAGAATCGTATCGATCTGTGTGTCGAGATCACCACGACGCGCATCGCCGAGTTACTCGCGAAGCAGTTGTCAGATCGTCGTATGACTCGCGCTGAGTTTGCGAGACTGCTCGACGTTACCCCTGGCAGGGTGACTCAAATGCTTGATGGCGATTCGAATTTGCAGATCCGGACGATTGCCAAAGCGCTTGCGGTGCTTGATCTGGTCATCGAAGCGCATGCGGTTACGATTTCTTCGCTGTCGTGTCCCGACAAGTGGGAGGATGCGACTCCCAACATGATCGGAATTCAGTTGGGCGTTGTGCCACGCCAAGAGTCTGGCGCTTCGCAAACTTCGGAACCCAATAAAATGAGCTACTCGCTCGCTGCCTAA